CTTTGGGCCGCTAAAGCAGCACCAGCCGTTAATAAACCAGGGGTAGCACCACAACCCGTCATATAAGTAATACCTGCGGACTGTAACTCCGCTTGCATTCCTATTAGCTGTTCTACAGCACTGGTACGCTTGATCGCATCGACCAACACGCCTTGCCAACCCGCTTCGATAAACTGCCGCGCCACCGAAGCCATAAAGGTGTTAGGCAAGTTGGGCAAAGCCAGAAAATAGCCATCAATACTGCCCGCCTGCTGGATTAGATCAGCAATGCTGTTATTGCTGAGAACGCCTCCAGCTTCTAAGTACCCAGTAGAACCTTGAGCTTGGTAGGCCGTGATGCACTGCTGTGGAGATAAGCCTTCAGAGGCATAAGCAAATCCTTTTTGGTCAGCCACTGCGACCCAGAGCATCTCTTGCTTTGGAGTCAGCACCCTAGCTGCTGCCTGACCCAGTCCGCCAAAACCAAGGATTCCTACTCGAATCGGTGCTTTTCCAGACGAAAAACTGGATAGAGAATGGTTTGAATTTGTCGCTTGCGCTTCGCTCATTACCCGTTACACGAATCAAATTTAGACTCTCATTATCCTG
This region of Trichocoleus desertorum NBK24 genomic DNA includes:
- a CDS encoding saccharopine dehydrogenase-like oxidoreductase — encoded protein: MSEAQATNSNHSLSSFSSGKAPIRVGILGFGGLGQAAARVLTPKQEMLWVAVADQKGFAYASEGLSPQQCITAYQAQGSTGYLEAGGVLSNNSIADLIQQAGSIDGYFLALPNLPNTFMASVARQFIEAGWQGVLVDAIKRTSAVEQLIGMQAELQSAGITYMTGCGATPGLLTAGAALAAQSYAEIHSVKITFGVGIANWEAYRATVREDIAHLPGYNVEKARAMTDDEIEALLDQTNGLITLENMEHADDVMLELAGICSRDRVTVGGVVDTRNPKKPLSTNVQVTGRTFEGKISTHTFTLGDETSMAANVCGPAFGYLKAGFNLRQRGIYGLLSAAEVMPQFVR